From a single Thermoplasmata archaeon genomic region:
- a CDS encoding pyridoxal-phosphate dependent enzyme, which translates to MAKKLVFGPTFEEMLNPEKIKKDIRAKAIEAKKKKDALNPINLYNITWVDEKNRPYYFVLPKQLTGVKPNIVILYGKEFPTGSHKVGATYSCAIEKQVHREIEPGVHKLVWPSTGNYGIGGAYVGPRMGYASIVILPELMSKERFELIKWYGADYIKTPGCESNVKEIYDKAEELAEKDKKIRVLNQFAEFGNYRFHYYVTGNTILHVVKELKEQGIGNGRVAAFVSAMGSGGTIAAGERIKQEFYEAKTIGLEPIQCPTIFLNGFGGHDIQGIGDKHVTWIHNVMMMDAIMCIDDIECKRGLQLLSEPGGMEYLRKELGIPKQTVEFMSTVFGISGICNIIGAIKTAKYYEMDEDDVIFTIATDSIDRYYSVLADMRKNYGKIDRASARAVHETVFNPKLDWIEEATFQRRKRWFNLKYYTWVEQRGKTVEELVETRKPEFWLKQQKMVEEIDEKIVEMRGF; encoded by the coding sequence ATGGCAAAGAAACTGGTTTTTGGACCCACATTTGAGGAAATGCTTAATCCAGAGAAAATAAAGAAGGACATAAGGGCAAAGGCAATTGAGGCAAAAAAGAAAAAGGATGCTTTAAACCCAATAAATCTCTACAACATAACATGGGTTGATGAGAAAAACAGACCATACTATTTTGTGCTGCCAAAGCAATTAACTGGTGTTAAACCAAACATCGTAATTCTCTATGGAAAAGAATTTCCTACAGGTAGCCATAAGGTTGGGGCTACTTACTCCTGTGCAATTGAAAAGCAGGTGCATCGAGAGATAGAACCTGGTGTCCATAAACTTGTATGGCCATCTACAGGAAACTATGGCATCGGCGGTGCTTATGTCGGACCTAGAATGGGTTATGCGTCGATCGTAATTCTTCCAGAATTGATGTCAAAAGAGCGATTTGAGTTGATAAAATGGTACGGTGCAGATTACATTAAAACGCCTGGATGCGAGAGCAATGTGAAGGAAATCTACGATAAGGCAGAGGAACTGGCCGAAAAAGATAAGAAGATTCGTGTGCTGAACCAGTTTGCAGAGTTTGGGAATTACAGATTTCACTATTATGTGACTGGAAACACAATTTTGCATGTGGTAAAGGAATTGAAGGAACAAGGTATAGGGAACGGAAGAGTGGCTGCCTTTGTTTCGGCAATGGGCTCTGGAGGCACAATTGCTGCTGGCGAGCGAATAAAACAGGAGTTTTATGAGGCAAAAACAATAGGGCTTGAGCCAATCCAGTGCCCCACTATTTTCCTTAATGGCTTTGGTGGGCATGATATTCAGGGCATAGGGGATAAGCATGTCACATGGATACACAATGTGATGATGATGGACGCAATCATGTGCATTGATGACATTGAATGTAAACGTGGACTCCAACTTTTGAGTGAGCCAGGTGGAATGGAGTACCTGCGGAAAGAGCTTGGGATTCCAAAGCAAACGGTTGAGTTCATGTCCACAGTTTTTGGGATTTCAGGCATCTGCAACATAATTGGGGCAATAAAGACAGCGAAGTATTACGAAATGGATGAGGACGATGTGATATTTACGATTGCGACTGATTCAATTGACAGGTATTATTCTGTGCTTGCGGACATGAGGAAGAACTACGGTAAAATAGACAGAGCAAGTGCAAGGGCTGTGCACGAGACAGTGTTCAATCCGAAACTTGACTGGATAGAGGAGGCCACATTCCAGAGAAGGAAGCGATGGTTCAATTTGAAGTACTACACATGGGTTGAACAGCGGGGAAAAACAGTTGAAGAGCTTGTTGAAACCAGAAAACCAGAATTCTGGCTGAAACAACAGAAAATGGTAGAAGAAATTGACGAAAAAATTGTGGAAATGAGGGGCTTTTAG